The following are encoded together in the Citrobacter arsenatis genome:
- a CDS encoding 4'-phosphopantetheinyl transferase family protein, producing the protein MATHFARGILTEGHLVSARLPSPCHIEARNLPAHRRTRFLASRSLLAELMFMLYGTSTLPEIVTQAKGKPVFRDKNLPGFSISYAGNIVGVALTTEGTCGLDLELQRATRGFHNPNSAETWRFSSNENLWINNQNDPNEARAQLITLRQSVLKLTGDVCNDDPRELQLLPGAGRLKCAHVAQVEAICDAEDVLVWSVAVTPTIEKLKVWEFDGKQDWKSLPDIQTRANEPTGRLIRFSQLCAAKSHTL; encoded by the coding sequence ATGGCGACACATTTTGCCAGAGGGATTCTTACGGAGGGACACCTGGTTTCAGCTCGCCTCCCTTCTCCATGTCATATCGAAGCAAGAAATTTACCCGCTCATCGCCGGACACGCTTCCTGGCTTCCAGAAGTCTTCTCGCTGAACTGATGTTTATGCTTTACGGCACCAGTACGCTACCTGAGATTGTTACTCAGGCCAAAGGAAAGCCCGTTTTTCGCGATAAGAACCTGCCGGGGTTTTCGATTTCTTATGCCGGGAATATCGTCGGCGTTGCGCTAACGACGGAAGGAACTTGCGGCCTGGATTTGGAACTTCAGCGGGCTACCCGCGGCTTTCACAATCCAAATTCAGCGGAAACCTGGCGCTTCTCCAGCAACGAAAATCTGTGGATCAATAACCAAAACGACCCCAACGAAGCACGTGCGCAGCTCATTACCTTGCGCCAGAGCGTACTCAAACTCACCGGCGATGTGTGCAATGACGACCCGCGTGAACTCCAGCTTTTACCCGGTGCAGGACGTCTGAAATGTGCCCATGTTGCGCAGGTCGAAGCCATTTGCGATGCGGAAGATGTGCTGGTGTGGTCGGTTGCGGTTACGCCAACCATTGAAAAACTCAAGGTTTGGGAGTTTGATGGTAAACAGGACTGGAAAAGTTTGCCTGATATCCAGACACGCGCCAATGAGCCTACAGGTCGTCTGATCCGGTTCTCTCAATTATGCGCAGCGAAGAGCCATACGCTTTGA
- a CDS encoding NADPH-dependent FMN reductase yields the protein MSETLNVVTLLGSLRKGSFNGMVARTLPKIAPAGMEVNALPSIGDIPLYDADLQQEEGFPASVEALAEQIRKADGVVIVTPEYNYSVPGGLKNAIDWLSRLPDQPLSGKPVLIQTSSMGAIGGARCQYHLRQILVFLDAMVMNKPEFMGGVIQNKVDPQTGEVIDQSTLDHLTGQLTAFGDYIQRVKA from the coding sequence ATGTCTGAAACATTGAATGTTGTTACGTTACTGGGAAGTCTGCGCAAAGGTTCGTTTAATGGAATGGTTGCCCGTACGCTGCCCAAGATTGCTCCAGCGGGCATGGAAGTGAACGCGTTGCCATCAATTGGTGATATCCCGCTGTACGATGCCGATCTCCAGCAGGAAGAAGGTTTTCCGGCAAGTGTAGAAGCGCTGGCAGAGCAAATCAGGAAGGCTGATGGTGTCGTCATCGTGACGCCGGAATATAACTATTCAGTGCCCGGCGGACTGAAGAACGCTATCGACTGGCTGTCTCGTCTGCCGGATCAGCCATTATCGGGCAAACCGGTGCTGATCCAGACCAGCTCCATGGGCGCCATTGGCGGTGCGCGCTGCCAGTACCATCTGCGCCAAATCCTGGTGTTCCTCGACGCTATGGTAATGAACAAGCCGGAATTTATGGGCGGCGTGATTCAGAACAAAGTGGACCCGCAGACGGGTGAAGTGATCGACCAAAGCACGCTGGACCATCTGACCGGCCAGTTAACCGCATTTGGTGACTACATCCAGCGCGTGAAAGCATAA